One genomic segment of Ictalurus punctatus breed USDA103 chromosome 4, Coco_2.0, whole genome shotgun sequence includes these proteins:
- the LOC128628761 gene encoding IQ motif-containing protein H produces MAEIIKKGDEVGRILVQVQNDLSQLRKRLGRIDHDGTLDVQVLDEAISRTEDGIKNRAEEYLKTVNKQVLTLPIIEHVEKKAVTVAKWQPPTESIPYIAPQKYLTAGSSPGEKHKAAFTMRALYNPDHPKHRDLMHQNYGLQLPDLLKKPGPTVGTQKAKSSTVAVVPIDQNRYLLPAASLCEEDKKPGKNLRIHFQGHPTTHPSINAFVYPFIDSPMFTCTVRLSLSIYFVLLPREPELLAPKSGTVLF; encoded by the exons atggctgaaataattaaaaaaggaGACGAGGTTGGACGTATTCTAGTGCAG GTGCAGAATGATTTAAGTCAGCTGAGGAAGAGGCTGGGTCGAATAGACCACGACGGGACTTTAGATGTTCAGGTTCTTGATGAGGCGATAAGCAGGACAGAGGACGGCATCAAG AACCGTGCAGAGGAATATCTAAAGACAGTAAATAAACAAGTCCTGACACTTCCCATTATTGAACATGTTGAGAAGAAAGCAGTGACGGTTGCCAAATG GCAGCCTCCCACTGAGTCCATCCCATATATTGCTCCTCAGAAATATCTGACTGCTGGATCATCTCCTGGAGAGaag CACAAGGCAGCTTTTACAATGCGTGCACTATACAACCCTGACCACCCTAAACACAGAGACCTGATGCACCAGAACTATGGCCTTCAACTTCCTGATTTGCTCAAGAAACCTGGGCCTACT gtgGGAACCCAGAAAGCCAAGAGCTCTACAGTAGCTGTTGTACCTATAGACCAGAACAGATATCTCCTCCCTGCAGCCTCTCTCTGTGAGGAGGACAAGAAACCAGGCAAGAATCTGAGAATACACTTTCAAGGTCATCCcaccactcatccatccatcaatgcaTTCGTCTATCCATTCATTGATTCACCCATGTTTACCTGTACAGTTAGattatctctatctatctattttgtATTACTGCCCAGAGAACCAGAACTGTTGGCACCAAAATCTGgaactgtacttttttaa